The region AGCAggcaacgccagaagaagggacacctgaaacgtgagcacggGTGAGCACTCTATGTCCGAAACGGTGTTGTGCCCCCATGGTGTGTCCCATCTGTAGCGTATcagccggacgccagggtggaacagacaacgtttattgatgccatgccctttttatagggtgatgaacatgtgatctgccgactgctgcttgcgtggccgaTAAGCGATTATCATGAAAATGTAGTGTGACACGCGATATCAGTATACAACATTCCTTTCCCCTAAGATTCGTTACACAATTGCAAAATGTCTGGTTAGTCATCAATGCCATAACGTGCGATAGGCCGTCTAACGCGTGTTGATCTTCGCGTCTCGACCGGGTCTTGGGTAGCTTGGCCCGGTCTTGCCCCTGCGGCTGCTTCCGTGCTGACCGGCAGCTGTTGTGGTCGTCTGGCTGTAGGAGGCAGCCTGACGTGGTAGTCTGCACTTGAGACTGGATTGGCTTCGAGCCTCGTCCAGGCGCTCCTCAACTGGTTCCGGTGCCTGTGATGGCGTTCGCCGTTGTCCAGCTGGACGATGTACGACACCGGgcctcgcactgccacaaccctggCCGCCTTCCACCTTGGACCTGGACAAAAGCTTTTAGCATAGACCGCGTCACCGACGTGGAACCTCTTAATCTCCGGTCGTTGCGGTTCCGGCATGTATTGCCGGTCCGGATGAAGTCTGTCCAAGGCTGTCCTCAGCCTTCGTCCGAACATCAATTCTGCCGGAGATTTCCCCGTGACCGAATGCGGCGTCGTGTGCTGTTTAAACAGGAACCGCGAAATCTTGCACTGCGTTGAACCTTGCTGTTGCTTCTTTAACGCTTCTTTAACTTCTCTTACCATTCTCTCCACCCTACCATTACTGGCGGGATTGTAAGGAGCAGTGAAAATAGCACGCACACCATTGCACTTTAAAAACGTTTGCAACTCCGAGCTAGTGAATGCTGTGCCATTATCCGAAACGATAACGTCTGGCAAACCGTGTGTCGCAAACATCTTCCTTAAGCTGGTGACGACAGCTGTAGCTTTCATGGATGACATGACTTCGACCTCAGCCCAGTTGCTGTACGCGTCTACCACGATTAAAAATACTTCTCCATTAACTGGTCCAGCGAAATCAATGTGTAGGCAACTCCAAGGTTGATCTGGCTTTGTCCAAAAATGCACTGGAACCTTGGGATCGCTTTGCTGGTTACTCTGACATGGCTGACAGTGTCGTACAAACTTTTCAATTTCGTGGTCCATTTTCGGCCACCACATGAGCCCTCTAGCTGACACTTTCATAGCACTCATCCCAGGGTGATTTGCATGTAGGAGTTGAAGCGCACTTTCTCTTGCTGCGTTAGGAATTACAACGCGATTCCCCCACAGTATGCAATCACGATGCAACGACAACTCCGTCTTCCTCACCTCGTAAGGTGCGAACTTGCTGTCCAGTTGTGTTGACGGCCAGCCACTAAGGATCCATTCCTTTACGATGGATAATACTTTGTCCTTCTTGATCAGCGCAGCGATGTCTGCCGCCTGCAGCGGTGCGCACTCGACCGCTTCCAACAGGAGCACGTCCCCAGGTGGCTGTGGCTCGTCTACGTCTTCCGGAGCTGGCAGACGACTGAGTGCGTCGGCGTTGGAGTTTTCTTGGCCTCGCCTGTATTGAAGGCTGTAGTTATACGCAGACAAACATAAAATCCAACGGAGCATTCTGGGCGACACAACTTCAGGCACCCTCTTGTCCGTGTTAAACAGACCCAGTAACGGCTTGTGGTCCGTTATGACCGTAAATTCTCGCCCAGCAAGGTACTGGTGGAACCGTTTCACGCCAAAGACAACAGCTAAGCCCTCTTTGTCAATCTGAGCATAGTTACGTTCACTGGCTCCAAGCGTCCGGGAAGCATACGCTATGGGCTGTTCCTTCCCATCAGTCGTACGATGGGCTAGCACTGCCCCCACTCCCACAGGAGATGCGTCGCAGCACAAAAAGGACGCTTGGTGTCATAGGGCACAAGTACAGAGTCGGAGCTAAGCAATTTTTTTAGTCTCTCAAACGCACGTTGGTGCTCACCTGTCCACTTCCATTCGTGGTCATGGTCGAGCAGTCGATAGAGGGGTTCTGCCACTTCAGTCTTGCCCTTGAGAAAACTGCTGTAAAAATTTAGTAACCCCAAGAACGCTTGCAGCTCCTTTTTGCTTGTGGGTGCGGGCGCTTTATGGATGGCGTCAGTCTTGCTTCGGCTCGGATGTATTCCCGTGGCGTCAATCCTGTGACCCAAGAATTCAATGCTCGGCTTGTTGAATTCGCGTTTGTCTTTGTTTACTCTTAACTGCGCATTCTGCAGACGCGATAGCACGGTTTCTAATGTCTCGGCGTGCTCTTCCGCGTTACGGCCAGAAATCAAGATATCATCAAGATAGGCTTTCACGCCGGGAATGCCTGCTAACAGCGTATCAATGACTCGTTGAAATACCCATGGCGCCACCGAAATTCCAAACGGCAGCCGTTTGACTTTGTACAGTCCCTTTATCGTGTTAACTGTGAGCACTTCAGCCGATTCGTCGTCTAGCGTTAGCTGTTGATAAGCTTGAGCTAGATCTAGCTTTGTAAAAAATTTGCTTGAGCCCAGAGCTGCGAGCATTTCAGCGGTAGTGGGCAAAGGATACCCGCTGCATTTAATAGCTTTGTTTACGGTGCTACGGTAGTCACCGCACAGGCGTAaagttccgtctttttttttaccactacCAGTGGCGTGGCCCAGTTGGAGTACGCGACGGGTTCCCATACCCCTTGTTGCACCAAGCGATCCACTTCCTTGCCCACGTCGTCCTTGAGGGCCAGTGGAACTGGTCGACTTTTGAGAAACACTGGTTGAGCGTCGTCTTTCAGTTCGATGTGAATCGGTGGTCCGTTGAAGCCAGGAAGGTCCCTGCGAAACACCTCGGAAAATCGTGAGGGCACGTCTTCCTCGTTTACTTGCTCGATTCCCCGCAAGCGAATGCCTAACGGCCTAAACCAGTTTCGCCCAATCAGGCTGTTGCCTCGATTCTTTACTACCAACAATGGCAGCTTTGCCTTCCGGCCCTTGAATTCTACCAAGACAGTTGCTCGACCCAGCAGTGGTAACGCCTCCTTTGACCAGGTTACGAGAGTTGTTCCAGAATCTTGGAGTGGTATTTCACCCCGATTTCTCTCGATTACTCTAAATGTATCTTCACTCACAATTGAGCACGATGCTCCGGAATCAACCTCCATCGGGACTTCTTGTCCTTGTATCTGTACTTTAACCATAAACTTCTGTTCTTGCTCATTCACTTCGCAAAGTGAaaacaatgcactcatttcgtACACGCCCTTGCTCTTTTCAACTTTCCTCTTTTGCTCAGGCGTCTTCCGGGCCGCTCTACTTTCGTCTTTTGAACGACAAGCCCTCGCAATATGTCCAACCCTTTTGCATTTGAAGCATGCCGCTTTTCTAAATCTGCATAAATGCGGAGCGTGCTTACCGTTGCAACGGTAGCAACTAGATCCCTCTGCCGTGGCGTCTTGCTTCGTGCGGGTTGCTTGTATCATGCCCTGGCAGTCCTTCGCCTCGTCTCGGCCGTGCATCCGTATGTCTCGTTGTTGCTT is a window of Dermacentor albipictus isolate Rhodes 1998 colony unplaced genomic scaffold, USDA_Dalb.pri_finalv2 scaffold_31, whole genome shotgun sequence DNA encoding:
- the LOC135909916 gene encoding uncharacterized protein isoform X1; the protein is MAVGRIGEYHLGTNASWDEYVERLEMFCEANKIAKEEQKRAVLLSCCGEEAYGLIVTLVKPARPTTATYEEIKTAVRKHLHPRPSELYARFLFYKRNQAVEESVADYVTALRKLAEDCGFGDEQLPLDIMMRDRFVCGLQNEAVQQRLLAEHDLTFNVACDMAATAEATAKQQRDIRMHGRDEAKDCQGMIQATRTKQDATAEGSSCYRCNGKHAPHLCRFRKAACFKCKRVGHIARACRSKDESRAARKTPEQKRKVEKSKGVYEMSALFSLCEVNEQEQKFMVKVQIQGQEVPMEVDSGASCSIVSEDTFRVIERNRGEIPLQDSGTTLVTWSKEALPLLGRATVLVEFKGRKAKLPLLVVKNRGNSLIGRNWFRPLGIRLRGIEQVNEEDVPSRFSEVFRRDLPGFNGPPIHIELKDDAQPVFLKSRPVPLALKDDVGKEVDRLVQQGVWEPVAYSNWATPLVVD